Proteins from a genomic interval of Pseudomonas sp. RC10:
- a CDS encoding DUF1043 family protein: MDYSLLVWLLPTIALIVGVAIGFFVARALPNAAPNSTQRQLDDVQERFDTYQNEVVTHFNSTANLVQKLSQSYQDVQEHLAEGANRLATDDITRQRLLAALHPDALQAPRDRLTPPRTAAEPPRDYAPKAPNTPGMLDEHYGLKK; the protein is encoded by the coding sequence GTGGATTACTCGCTCTTAGTTTGGTTGCTGCCGACTATCGCCCTGATCGTTGGTGTGGCCATCGGTTTCTTCGTGGCGCGTGCGCTGCCCAATGCCGCGCCTAACAGCACTCAGCGCCAGCTGGATGACGTTCAGGAGCGTTTCGACACGTATCAGAACGAGGTGGTCACTCACTTCAACAGCACGGCTAACCTGGTGCAGAAGCTGTCCCAGAGCTATCAGGATGTTCAGGAACATTTGGCCGAAGGCGCGAACCGTCTGGCCACCGACGACATCACTCGTCAACGTCTGCTCGCTGCGCTGCACCCGGATGCACTGCAAGCGCCTCGCGACCGCCTGACACCGCCGCGCACTGCCGCAGAGCCTCCACGTGACTACGCGCCAAAAGCGCCGAACACACCGGGCATGCTGGACGAGCATTACGGTCTGAAAAAGTAA